The Cellulophaga sp. L1A9 genome window below encodes:
- a CDS encoding circularly permuted type 2 ATP-grasp protein, which translates to MTNIENKIFSSYEKDSELYDEIFDADGKIKEIYQKLFSLYGEQSIADYVKLNSKAKASFFNQGITFQVYGDKETKEKIFPFDLFPRIIDPSEWEIIEKGSIQRSKALNLFLWDIYHDKNIIRDGIVPMDLISSSVNYLDQMNGIDPPGGIYNHISGIDVIKHNDGKYYVLEDNIRCPSGVSYVICNRTALKRALFGVFNHYQTYSVTNYAENLLDLLESVKPHGVDIPNCVVITPGMYNSAFYEHSYLAKTMGVELVEGRDLFVENDFVYMKTIKGPVKVDIIYRRIDDQFLDPLEFRADSAIGVPGLFAAYKKGNVTLANAPGTGVADDKAVYTYMPQIIKYYLDEEPILNNVHTYHCSRPEELKYVLENIGNLVIKPVDEAGGYGISIGNRLSKEEIERVKAEILASPRKYVAQPIMSLSVHPTYIDDTEEFEQRHVDLRTFTVLGKDKEFVLKGGLTRVALQKGNLIVNSSQGGGSKDTWVLKSI; encoded by the coding sequence ATGACAAATATTGAGAATAAAATCTTTTCATCTTACGAAAAAGATTCTGAGTTGTATGATGAAATTTTTGATGCTGATGGAAAAATCAAAGAAATTTACCAAAAACTCTTTAGCTTATATGGGGAGCAATCAATTGCCGACTATGTAAAACTAAATTCAAAAGCAAAAGCTTCATTTTTTAATCAAGGTATTACCTTTCAAGTCTACGGAGATAAAGAGACAAAAGAGAAAATTTTTCCTTTTGATCTTTTTCCTAGAATTATTGACCCTTCTGAATGGGAGATTATTGAAAAAGGATCCATACAAAGAAGTAAAGCTCTAAACCTTTTTCTTTGGGATATATACCACGATAAAAATATAATTCGTGATGGTATAGTCCCCATGGATTTAATAAGTTCTTCTGTCAATTATTTAGATCAAATGAATGGTATAGATCCTCCTGGTGGTATCTACAATCACATTTCAGGTATTGATGTTATAAAACACAATGATGGCAAATACTATGTATTAGAAGATAATATCCGTTGCCCTTCTGGTGTTAGCTATGTTATATGTAATAGAACTGCTTTAAAACGCGCACTCTTTGGTGTTTTTAATCATTACCAGACCTATTCTGTGACCAATTACGCTGAAAATCTTTTAGATCTCTTAGAAAGCGTTAAACCTCACGGTGTAGACATCCCTAATTGTGTGGTTATTACTCCTGGCATGTATAATTCTGCGTTTTATGAACACTCTTATCTAGCAAAGACCATGGGTGTTGAGCTTGTTGAAGGTCGAGATTTATTTGTTGAGAACGATTTTGTATACATGAAAACGATAAAAGGTCCTGTAAAAGTAGATATCATTTATAGGAGAATAGATGATCAATTTTTAGATCCATTAGAATTTAGGGCGGACTCAGCAATAGGCGTTCCTGGATTATTTGCTGCCTATAAGAAAGGAAATGTTACGCTCGCAAATGCTCCTGGTACCGGAGTTGCAGATGATAAAGCCGTTTATACTTATATGCCTCAGATTATTAAATATTACTTAGACGAGGAACCTATATTAAATAATGTACATACCTATCATTGTTCAAGACCTGAAGAATTAAAGTATGTTTTAGAAAATATAGGGAATTTGGTGATTAAACCTGTCGATGAAGCAGGTGGTTATGGCATATCTATAGGGAATAGACTTAGCAAAGAAGAAATAGAAAGAGTTAAAGCTGAAATCTTAGCGAGTCCCCGAAAGTATGTAGCCCAACCTATAATGTCCTTATCGGTGCATCCTACCTATATTGATGATACCGAAGAATTTGAACAACGCCATGTAGATTTAAGAACCTTTACCGTATTAGGTAAAGACAAAGAATTTGTTCTAAAAGGCGGTTTAACGCGAGTAGCACTTCAAAAAGGAAATTTAATTGTTAATTCATCTCAAGGCGGTGGTTCTAAAGACACTTGGGTACTAAAATCTATTTAA
- a CDS encoding zinc-dependent metalloprotease: MRPKKMPFLLLLFVALTTTAQFSEKSKGFQKFNGFFDVFYDDQNDKVYLEVEDLNKEFLYVYALSNGIGSNDIGLDRGQLGNEQVVYFKKAGNKLLLIQPNLKYRALTDNVLEKKSVAQAFAKSVLFGFKIEEEKDGKYIIDITDFLMQDTHGVVNRLKRAQQGSFSLDKSKSAIDLERTKAFPKNIELDVILTFKGDAKGSELRSVAPNADLITVAQHHSFIELPDANFKKRGYDPRSGSYPFSYYDYATPVQEAILKQFIRRHRLEKKDPNAAISEAVEPIVYYLDNGTPEPVRSALLEGGAWWNQAFEAIGYKDAFQLKMLPADADPLDSRYNVIQWVHRSTRGWSYGSSITDPRTGEIIKGHVSLGSLRIRQDFLIAQALMDKPFEERDDNYEPMLEMALARIRQLSAHEIGHTLGFSHNFAASTNDRASVMDYPHPQFNIKRGKIDFSEAYATGIGAWDKVIVAYSYSDFTKEKEEHKELNKILKDAQDKGLRYITDQDSRPKGITNGLSHLWDNGANASEELENVLKVRALAIDNFSVDNIKTGETYSTLEDVFVPLYLFHRYQVEAAAKLVGGIDFNYAIKGDQQMVVENLDSKLQKEALKSVLKTLDAKVVAIPKEKLRLFPPRAFGNPRSRESFKSKTGIAFDPISAAETAADVPLVFLLHPERASKLIAQKSLDDKNLGLEDVLDQVIDATFNKTFNDAYLTEVQKAINYRVLYYLMNLAANDEVHGQVNAIARLKLNDLKRKYLQNTDAFSFEIATRIAQFQEHPETFKIIPVEKIPDGSPIGMDCY; encoded by the coding sequence ATGAGACCAAAAAAGATGCCTTTCCTTTTGCTATTATTTGTAGCACTAACCACTACAGCACAATTTTCTGAAAAAAGTAAGGGCTTTCAGAAATTTAACGGATTTTTTGATGTTTTCTATGATGACCAAAATGATAAGGTATATCTAGAAGTAGAAGACTTAAATAAGGAGTTTCTATATGTTTATGCCTTAAGTAATGGTATTGGTAGCAATGACATAGGTTTAGACCGCGGCCAATTAGGAAATGAACAGGTTGTTTATTTTAAAAAGGCGGGTAATAAATTATTATTAATTCAGCCCAACTTAAAATATAGAGCTTTAACGGATAATGTTTTAGAGAAAAAATCGGTGGCACAAGCTTTTGCCAAATCTGTATTATTTGGATTTAAAATTGAAGAAGAAAAGGATGGAAAATATATTATTGATATAACTGACTTCCTCATGCAAGATACGCATGGTGTGGTAAATAGGTTAAAACGTGCGCAACAAGGATCCTTTAGTTTAGATAAATCCAAAAGCGCTATTGATTTAGAGCGCACCAAGGCCTTCCCTAAGAATATAGAATTAGATGTTATCCTAACCTTTAAAGGAGATGCTAAGGGTTCTGAATTAAGAAGCGTTGCTCCTAATGCAGATTTAATTACCGTAGCGCAGCATCATTCTTTTATAGAACTACCTGATGCTAATTTCAAAAAGCGAGGGTATGATCCAAGAAGTGGTTCTTATCCTTTTTCTTATTATGATTACGCTACCCCAGTACAAGAGGCTATCTTAAAACAATTCATAAGAAGACATCGTTTAGAAAAGAAAGATCCAAATGCAGCCATTAGTGAAGCGGTTGAGCCTATTGTATATTATTTAGATAACGGCACTCCTGAGCCGGTAAGAAGTGCGTTGTTAGAGGGTGGTGCATGGTGGAATCAGGCTTTTGAAGCAATTGGCTATAAAGATGCTTTTCAATTAAAAATGTTACCTGCAGATGCAGATCCATTAGATTCTCGGTATAATGTGATCCAATGGGTACATCGCTCTACAAGAGGGTGGAGTTATGGCAGTAGTATAACGGATCCTAGAACTGGCGAGATCATTAAAGGCCATGTGAGTTTAGGTAGTTTACGTATTCGACAAGATTTTTTAATTGCCCAAGCATTAATGGATAAGCCTTTTGAAGAACGTGATGATAATTATGAACCTATGCTTGAAATGGCTTTGGCGAGAATACGCCAATTGTCTGCACATGAAATTGGCCATACATTGGGGTTCTCCCATAATTTTGCAGCGAGCACAAATGATAGAGCTTCAGTGATGGATTATCCGCATCCTCAATTTAACATCAAACGTGGTAAAATTGATTTTTCAGAAGCTTATGCTACGGGAATAGGAGCATGGGATAAAGTAATAGTTGCCTATTCGTATTCAGATTTTACGAAAGAGAAAGAGGAGCATAAAGAATTAAATAAAATCCTTAAAGATGCTCAAGATAAAGGTCTTAGGTATATTACGGATCAAGACTCTAGACCCAAAGGCATTACAAATGGATTAAGTCACTTATGGGATAATGGTGCTAATGCGAGTGAAGAATTAGAAAACGTTTTAAAGGTTAGAGCGCTGGCTATTGATAATTTCTCTGTGGATAATATAAAAACAGGAGAAACATATTCCACTTTAGAAGACGTTTTCGTTCCATTGTATTTATTTCACAGGTATCAGGTAGAAGCAGCAGCCAAGCTAGTTGGAGGGATAGATTTTAATTATGCCATTAAGGGAGATCAGCAAATGGTCGTAGAGAACCTAGATAGCAAGCTTCAGAAAGAAGCATTAAAAAGTGTGCTGAAAACTTTAGATGCTAAGGTAGTGGCTATTCCTAAAGAAAAGCTAAGATTATTTCCTCCCAGAGCTTTTGGGAATCCGAGATCAAGAGAATCTTTCAAAAGTAAAACAGGTATTGCTTTTGATCCTATTTCTGCTGCGGAAACTGCTGCCGATGTTCCTTTAGTATTTCTTTTGCATCCAGAAAGAGCCTCTAAATTAATAGCGCAAAAAAGTTTAGACGATAAAAACTTAGGGTTAGAAGACGTGTTAGATCAAGTGATTGATGCTACTTTTAATAAAACCTTCAACGATGCATATCTTACCGAAGTTCAAAAAGCAATCAATTATCGTGTCTTGTATTATTTAATGAACTTAGCGGCTAATGATGAAGTTCACGGTCAAGTAAATGCTATTGCACGTTTAAAATTGAATGATTTAAAACGTAAATATCTACAAAATACGGATGCTTTCTCTTTTGAAATAGCAACTAGAATAGCACAGTTTCAGGAGCATCCAGAAACATTTAAAATAATACCAGTAGAAAAAATTCCAGATGGCTCACCCATTGGGATGGATTGTTATTAA
- a CDS encoding low specificity L-threonine aldolase → MKINLISDTVTKPTSGMLKAMFEAEVGDDVFKEDPSVNALEAKVAQLFNKDVALFFPSGTMANQAAIKLHTQPADQLICDKYAHVYNYEGGGISFNSGVSCKLVDGERGMMTAKQVEEAINPPDFYHSPLTTLVCIENTTNKGGGACWDFEELKRIQSVCKTHHLGYHLDGARLWNAMVAKKETPQQYGQLFDTISICFSKGLGCPVGSVLVGNKEIMQKAIRIRKLLGGGMRQAGYLAAAASYALEHHVERLAEDHKKAKEIGEVLQKLSFIKKVEPIETNIIIFEIDETLVSAENFLKKLAANDVHIIGMGQGKLRIVTHLDYTDEMHEAFLSILKKL, encoded by the coding sequence ATGAAAATAAATTTAATTAGTGATACGGTAACAAAGCCAACGTCTGGAATGCTAAAAGCCATGTTTGAAGCAGAAGTAGGAGATGATGTTTTTAAAGAAGATCCCTCTGTAAACGCTTTAGAGGCGAAAGTGGCTCAGTTATTTAATAAGGATGTTGCGTTGTTTTTTCCTAGTGGTACCATGGCAAACCAAGCAGCTATAAAATTACATACACAACCAGCAGATCAGTTAATTTGTGATAAATATGCTCATGTATATAACTACGAAGGTGGTGGAATCAGTTTTAATAGCGGTGTGTCCTGTAAATTAGTAGATGGAGAAAGAGGAATGATGACAGCCAAACAGGTTGAAGAAGCTATAAATCCGCCAGATTTTTATCACAGTCCTTTGACAACCTTGGTCTGTATTGAAAATACCACCAATAAAGGAGGGGGCGCTTGTTGGGATTTTGAAGAATTGAAAAGGATACAGTCGGTGTGTAAAACGCATCATTTAGGATACCATTTGGATGGTGCGCGTTTATGGAATGCTATGGTTGCTAAAAAGGAGACTCCACAACAGTATGGTCAGCTCTTTGATACTATAAGCATTTGTTTTAGTAAAGGTTTGGGCTGCCCTGTTGGATCTGTTTTAGTAGGGAACAAAGAAATAATGCAAAAAGCCATTAGAATTCGTAAACTCTTGGGAGGTGGTATGCGTCAGGCAGGATATTTGGCTGCTGCAGCATCCTATGCTTTAGAGCATCATGTAGAAAGATTAGCAGAAGATCATAAGAAAGCAAAAGAAATAGGGGAGGTACTGCAAAAACTATCCTTTATTAAAAAGGTAGAACCTATAGAAACGAACATCATCATATTTGAAATTGATGAAACTTTAGTAAGTGCAGAAAACTTCTTAAAAAAATTAGCTGCTAATGATGTACATATAATAGGTATGGGGCAAGGAAAATTACGAATTGTAACGCACTTGGACTATACGGATGAAATGCATGAGGCATTTTTATCAATTTTAAAGAAATTATAA
- a CDS encoding YegP family protein: protein MVKYFTHNTGNHAFKLENERGNTLLESIPYTDKLELEKVVANLSTFIERPLLFERKTNYKGEFLFMLKNNEGKVIGNSKLYNSEAGMENGIKNLKKIVVPNTNI, encoded by the coding sequence ATGGTAAAATATTTCACACATAACACTGGAAATCATGCTTTTAAATTGGAAAATGAGCGCGGAAATACCCTTTTAGAAAGCATACCCTACACAGATAAATTAGAATTAGAAAAGGTTGTTGCTAATTTGAGCACCTTTATAGAAAGGCCATTATTATTTGAACGTAAAACAAATTATAAGGGAGAGTTTTTATTTATGCTTAAGAATAATGAAGGAAAGGTTATAGGAAATTCTAAGCTTTATAATTCTGAAGCAGGGATGGAAAATGGTATTAAGAACCTCAAGAAGATTGTAGTCCCTAATACCAATATTTAA
- a CDS encoding thioredoxin family protein: MKKLLIAILFPILLSAQGDLKEKKTNWLTDYKTAVKKAEKEDKNILVFFTGSDWCPPCIALKKDFFETPSFDEYSKEYVLLYVDIPRNRDLLSANQLAQNKELASKYNKRGSVPMLKVINEKGKELGALSGYSMNGETQYHAKFLDRYQN, from the coding sequence ATGAAGAAATTACTAATTGCAATTTTATTTCCTATACTCCTATCTGCACAAGGGGATTTAAAAGAAAAAAAAACAAATTGGCTTACGGATTATAAAACAGCAGTAAAAAAAGCAGAAAAAGAAGATAAGAATATTCTCGTTTTTTTTACCGGCAGTGATTGGTGTCCTCCCTGTATCGCTTTAAAGAAAGATTTTTTTGAAACTCCTTCTTTTGATGAGTATTCTAAAGAATACGTCTTATTATACGTTGATATTCCAAGAAACAGAGATTTATTAAGTGCCAATCAATTAGCACAAAATAAAGAACTAGCCTCTAAATATAATAAGAGAGGAAGTGTTCCCATGTTGAAGGTTATCAATGAAAAGGGAAAAGAATTAGGCGCTTTATCTGGATACAGTATGAATGGAGAAACACAATATCACGCTAAATTTTTAGACAGATACCAAAATTAA
- a CDS encoding YbaB/EbfC family nucleoid-associated protein, with protein MFGDIMGMMGKLKETQEKIKLTKERMNTILIDEQSSDGKLKVTLNANRVIKEISINEELLADKEQLEDYLLLVLNKAIEKASSVNEAELSAVAKDGMPNIPEMDSLFK; from the coding sequence ATGTTTGGAGATATAATGGGCATGATGGGAAAATTAAAAGAAACCCAAGAAAAGATAAAGCTTACTAAAGAAAGAATGAATACTATCCTAATAGATGAGCAATCTTCTGACGGGAAACTAAAAGTTACTTTAAACGCCAATAGAGTTATAAAGGAAATTTCTATTAACGAAGAATTACTAGCCGATAAAGAGCAATTAGAAGATTATCTACTATTAGTACTAAATAAAGCAATTGAAAAAGCTTCTTCTGTAAATGAAGCTGAACTTTCTGCTGTTGCGAAAGACGGAATGCCCAATATTCCTGAAATGGATTCGTTATTTAAATAA
- a CDS encoding S9 family peptidase, translated as MICTVKKAFIFLLSLSFVASCKSDKKIMSQNIVPVAKKMPKSLEIHGDTRIDDYYWLNDREDEEVLAYLNEEKSYYEKMMQHTVSFQNTLFDEMKSRIKEDDSSVPYRQNGYWYSTRYELGKEYPIYSRKADMDNAISKELFDCNTMAEGFDYFKLGGIAVSPNNELAVFGVDNVSRREYTLKIKNLTTGEVYDDIIEQTTGGAVWAGDNKTFFYSKKDPITLRSDKIYKHVLGTAAADDTMVYHEEDETYDCFVYKTKSKKYIIIGSTSTLTTEYRFINSDAPDSNFTIFSERERGVEYSLAHYKDDFYILTNKDDATNFKLMKTSEHKTNSKYWEDFIAHRSDVLLEDIEIFKEFYVISERENGLAKIKIVRWDSNESYFLPFHDETYTAYVSTNPDFDTEVMRYGYNSLTTPSSVIDFNMRTKEKDIKKEQEVLGGKFHKENYTSERIWATARDGVKIPMSVVYHKDTKLDGSSPLLQYGYGSYGYTLDPNFSTVRLSLLDRGFIYVIAHVRGSEYLGRQWYEDGKLLKKQHSFTDFIDCSKYLIANKYTSPEHLYAEGGSAGGLLMGGIVNMEPSLYHGVIAAVPFVDVVTTMLDDTIPLTTGEYDEWGNPNEKEYYDYMKSYSPYDNVKAIAYPNLLITTGLHDSQVQYWEPAKWVAKLRDLKKDSNLLLFDINMDAGHGGASGRFEALKEVAKEYAFLIDLEKKID; from the coding sequence ATGATATGTACGGTAAAAAAAGCTTTTATTTTTCTTTTAAGTCTTAGTTTTGTTGCTTCTTGTAAAAGTGATAAAAAAATTATGTCTCAAAATATAGTACCTGTTGCAAAAAAGATGCCGAAATCATTAGAGATTCACGGAGATACACGAATTGATGATTATTATTGGCTAAATGATAGAGAAGATGAGGAGGTACTTGCCTACTTAAATGAAGAAAAGTCATACTATGAAAAAATGATGCAACATACTGTTTCATTTCAGAATACATTGTTTGACGAAATGAAATCTCGAATAAAAGAAGATGATTCTTCGGTGCCTTATAGGCAGAATGGTTATTGGTATTCTACACGCTATGAATTAGGAAAAGAATATCCTATTTATTCTAGAAAAGCAGATATGGATAATGCGATATCAAAAGAATTATTCGATTGTAATACAATGGCCGAAGGTTTTGATTATTTTAAGCTTGGCGGTATTGCTGTGAGTCCTAATAATGAATTGGCAGTTTTTGGGGTAGATAATGTCTCAAGAAGAGAATACACTTTAAAGATTAAAAACTTAACTACCGGAGAAGTTTATGATGATATCATTGAGCAAACTACCGGAGGAGCAGTTTGGGCCGGTGATAACAAAACATTTTTCTATTCTAAGAAAGATCCAATAACCTTACGTTCTGATAAAATATATAAGCACGTTTTAGGTACAGCAGCAGCCGATGATACCATGGTGTACCATGAGGAAGATGAAACTTACGATTGTTTCGTATATAAGACAAAATCGAAAAAATATATTATTATTGGGTCAACAAGTACGCTTACGACTGAATATAGATTTATAAATTCTGATGCCCCAGATAGTAATTTCACTATTTTTTCGGAAAGAGAACGTGGCGTTGAATATTCTTTGGCCCATTATAAGGACGATTTTTATATTCTGACAAATAAAGATGATGCCACGAACTTCAAATTAATGAAGACATCTGAACATAAAACCAACTCAAAATATTGGGAAGATTTTATAGCACATAGGAGTGACGTACTTCTGGAAGATATTGAGATTTTCAAAGAATTTTATGTGATATCTGAACGTGAAAACGGACTCGCGAAAATTAAGATTGTGCGTTGGGATTCTAATGAAAGCTATTTTCTGCCTTTTCATGATGAAACCTATACGGCATATGTGAGTACTAATCCCGATTTTGATACAGAAGTAATGCGTTACGGCTATAATTCGCTTACAACGCCTAGTTCGGTTATCGATTTTAATATGCGTACTAAGGAAAAGGATATTAAAAAAGAACAAGAAGTATTGGGCGGAAAATTTCATAAAGAGAATTATACCTCCGAAAGAATTTGGGCAACAGCGAGAGACGGCGTAAAAATACCAATGTCAGTTGTTTACCATAAAGACACTAAGCTAGATGGCTCTAGCCCCTTGTTACAATATGGCTATGGATCTTACGGCTATACGTTAGATCCTAATTTTTCTACGGTTCGTTTAAGCTTATTAGATCGTGGTTTTATATATGTCATTGCTCATGTACGTGGAAGTGAATATTTAGGGAGACAATGGTATGAAGATGGTAAACTCTTGAAAAAACAGCATTCTTTTACAGACTTTATAGACTGTTCTAAATATTTGATTGCAAATAAATATACAAGTCCAGAACATTTATATGCGGAAGGTGGGTCTGCTGGAGGCTTACTTATGGGGGGTATTGTTAATATGGAACCTAGTTTGTACCATGGTGTTATTGCAGCCGTGCCTTTTGTAGATGTTGTGACCACAATGTTAGATGATACTATACCGTTAACTACTGGGGAGTATGATGAATGGGGGAATCCAAATGAAAAGGAGTACTATGACTACATGAAATCATATTCTCCGTATGACAATGTAAAAGCAATAGCATATCCAAACCTATTAATCACAACAGGATTACACGATTCTCAGGTGCAATATTGGGAACCAGCAAAATGGGTAGCCAAATTAAGAGATTTGAAAAAAGATTCGAATTTATTGTTATTTGACATCAATATGGACGCGGGCCATGGAGGTGCTTCTGGACGGTTTGAAGCCTTAAAAGAAGTAGCAAAAGAGTATGCTTTTTTAATTGATTTGGAAAAGAAAATCGATTAA
- a CDS encoding PLP-dependent cysteine synthase family protein: MENKINAHNNVLELIGNTPLVKLNRVAESLTGNFYAKVEAFNPGHSSKDRIANFIIEEAEHKGLLKPGSTIIETTSGNTGFSIAMVSIIKGYKCILAVSSKSSLDKIDMLRSMGAEVYVCPAHVAPEDPRSYYQVAKRLHEETKDSIYINQYFNKLNTEAHYRSTGPEIWKQTNGQITHLVACSGTGGTISGTAAYLKEQNPNVKIIAVDAYGSVLKKYHETREFDSKEIYPYRIEGLGKNLIPDSIDFDVIDKFIKVTDEESAHTAREISRKEGMFVGYTSGAALQAIKQLDAEGEFTENSNVVVIFPDHGSRYMSKVYSDKWMSDQGFTSAKSTEEIPEVQYIK, translated from the coding sequence ATGGAAAATAAGATAAACGCTCATAATAACGTTTTGGAACTAATAGGCAACACGCCATTAGTTAAATTAAATAGAGTAGCAGAATCATTAACTGGTAATTTTTACGCTAAAGTAGAAGCATTCAATCCAGGCCACTCATCAAAAGACAGAATTGCAAACTTCATTATAGAAGAAGCAGAACATAAAGGTTTACTTAAGCCTGGTAGTACAATCATAGAGACAACCTCAGGTAATACTGGTTTTAGTATTGCAATGGTTAGTATTATTAAAGGGTATAAGTGTATTTTAGCCGTTAGTTCAAAATCTTCACTAGATAAAATAGACATGTTGCGCTCTATGGGTGCTGAGGTTTATGTTTGTCCTGCACATGTAGCTCCTGAAGATCCCAGATCCTATTATCAAGTAGCAAAACGTTTACACGAAGAAACTAAAGATAGTATTTACATCAATCAGTATTTTAATAAATTAAATACAGAAGCACATTATAGATCTACCGGCCCCGAAATTTGGAAGCAAACAAATGGGCAAATTACTCATTTGGTAGCTTGTAGTGGTACTGGAGGAACAATTTCTGGAACAGCAGCATACTTAAAAGAACAAAATCCAAATGTTAAAATTATAGCAGTGGATGCCTATGGTTCTGTTTTAAAAAAATACCACGAAACTAGAGAATTTGATAGTAAAGAAATTTACCCATACCGGATTGAAGGCTTAGGTAAAAATTTAATTCCGGACTCTATTGATTTTGATGTAATAGATAAGTTTATAAAAGTTACGGATGAAGAAAGTGCGCATACTGCTCGTGAAATATCTAGAAAAGAAGGTATGTTTGTGGGGTATACTAGTGGTGCAGCCCTTCAGGCAATCAAGCAATTAGATGCTGAAGGTGAGTTTACTGAAAATAGCAATGTAGTGGTTATTTTTCCAGATCACGGATCTCGATATATGAGTAAAGTATACAGTGATAAATGGATGTCTGATCAAGGTTTTACAAGTGCAAAATCTACGGAAGAGATACCAGAAGTGCAGTATATAAAATAA
- a CDS encoding aminotransferase class I/II-fold pyridoxal phosphate-dependent enzyme, with protein MRDLFERIIENKGPLGKWASQAEGYFVFPKLEGPISNRMKFQGKEVLTWSINDYLGLANLPEIKKVDGETAAEYGAAYPMGARMMSGHTDFHEQLEQELATFVSKETAYLLNFGYQGIMSAIDALVGKDDIIVYDVDSHACIIDGVRLHMGKRFTFKHNDIESLEKNLERAVKMADQTGGGILVITEGVFGMRGEQGRLKEIVALKEKYNFRLLVDDAHGFGTLGKTGAGAGEEQGVQDGIDVYFATFAKSMAGIGAFLAADKGIIDYLKYNLRSQMFAKSLPMIYVKGALKRLDMLRTMPELKNKLWENVNALQGGLKERGFDIGTTTSCVTPVYLNGSIPEAMALVKDLRENHGIFCSIVVYPVIPKGLILLRMIPTATHTLEDVSVTLEAFSEIRERLENGTYKRLSAAVAAAMGE; from the coding sequence ATGAGAGATTTATTTGAAAGAATAATCGAGAATAAAGGACCATTAGGGAAATGGGCATCGCAAGCTGAAGGTTATTTTGTATTCCCAAAACTTGAAGGACCTATTTCTAATCGTATGAAATTCCAAGGAAAGGAAGTTCTAACGTGGAGTATTAATGATTATTTAGGTCTTGCTAATTTACCGGAAATTAAGAAAGTTGACGGAGAAACAGCAGCAGAATATGGAGCTGCATACCCTATGGGTGCGCGTATGATGAGTGGTCATACCGATTTTCATGAACAATTAGAGCAAGAACTAGCTACTTTCGTAAGTAAAGAAACTGCTTATCTTTTAAACTTCGGATACCAAGGTATCATGTCTGCTATAGACGCGTTGGTGGGTAAAGATGATATTATTGTTTATGATGTAGATTCTCACGCTTGTATTATAGATGGTGTGCGTTTACACATGGGTAAGCGTTTTACTTTTAAACATAATGATATTGAGAGCCTTGAAAAAAACCTTGAACGTGCTGTTAAAATGGCCGATCAAACAGGTGGTGGGATCCTCGTAATTACTGAAGGTGTTTTTGGTATGCGTGGTGAGCAAGGTAGATTAAAAGAAATTGTAGCTTTAAAAGAGAAATACAATTTTAGACTTCTTGTAGATGATGCACATGGATTTGGTACCTTAGGTAAAACTGGTGCTGGAGCAGGTGAGGAGCAAGGTGTTCAAGACGGAATTGATGTTTATTTTGCAACTTTTGCAAAATCTATGGCCGGTATCGGTGCTTTTTTAGCTGCGGATAAAGGAATTATAGATTATTTGAAATACAATTTACGTTCTCAAATGTTTGCGAAGTCATTACCTATGATTTACGTAAAAGGAGCATTAAAACGTCTAGATATGTTACGTACAATGCCAGAACTTAAAAATAAGTTGTGGGAAAACGTGAATGCATTACAAGGCGGTCTTAAAGAACGTGGTTTTGATATTGGAACGACAACAAGTTGCGTAACTCCTGTATATTTAAATGGTAGTATCCCTGAGGCAATGGCTTTAGTGAAAGATTTACGTGAGAACCACGGGATCTTTTGTTCTATTGTAGTATACCCAGTAATACCAAAAGGATTAATATTACTTCGTATGATTCCAACAGCAACACATACCTTAGAAGATGTTAGTGTTACTTTAGAAGCATTCTCAGAGATTAGAGAACGTTTGGAAAATGGAACTTATAAAAGACTTTCTGCTGCCGTAGCTGCCGCTATGGGTGAGTAA